From the Teredinibacter turnerae T7901 genome, one window contains:
- a CDS encoding glycosyltransferase family 4 protein: protein MKIAYLAPELPALSATFVYNEILELEEQGVDVQYFSVHRPASIATDHKLEAMRENTRYLYAQSKLTALLANISVLLQKPVAYLSVLGMLLADIVRLGVVTRTAIGQVMRFFYGAYLAKLLCKQKVQHLHIHFAHVPTDIGMYACKLAGIPYSVTSHANDLFERGWLIKQKVERSAFFGSISAYNIKHIESLGAPSDRLVITRCGVDDRIFPPIDKTHHIAANTIGGIGRLVEKKGFDTLIKAVAVLKQRDYPVTLKLAGGGPLEQELKQLAIARDVEEEVKFLGPLAHSEVPAYLSELDAFVLPCKTDSNGDMDGIPVVLMEAMLSGLPVITTRLSGIPELVVDGYSGLLIEPEDEMALANAIQQLLGDAELQARLVKDGAAHVADEFSLRTNVQRLMALFEKAIGDSQ, encoded by the coding sequence ATGAAAATTGCTTACCTGGCGCCGGAACTTCCGGCACTTTCCGCGACGTTTGTGTATAACGAGATACTTGAGCTGGAGGAGCAGGGTGTCGACGTACAGTATTTTTCAGTACATAGACCCGCTTCCATTGCAACGGACCACAAGCTGGAGGCAATGCGTGAAAATACCCGGTATTTGTACGCGCAAAGCAAACTAACGGCACTGCTCGCAAATATTTCTGTGCTGTTACAAAAGCCTGTCGCGTATTTGTCGGTCCTTGGGATGTTACTGGCAGATATTGTGCGCCTGGGTGTTGTTACCCGCACTGCCATTGGCCAGGTCATGCGTTTTTTTTACGGCGCCTACCTCGCCAAATTACTTTGTAAGCAAAAAGTTCAGCATTTACATATCCATTTTGCACATGTGCCGACGGATATCGGTATGTACGCCTGCAAATTAGCGGGTATTCCCTATTCGGTAACTTCACACGCTAATGATCTTTTCGAGCGCGGCTGGCTGATTAAACAGAAGGTTGAGCGTTCTGCATTCTTCGGCTCCATCTCCGCGTACAACATTAAACACATTGAAAGTCTCGGCGCGCCGAGTGATAGGCTGGTGATTACTCGCTGTGGTGTAGACGATAGGATTTTTCCGCCTATTGACAAAACACACCATATTGCGGCTAACACCATCGGCGGTATCGGACGTTTAGTTGAAAAGAAAGGTTTTGATACGCTGATTAAAGCAGTTGCCGTGTTAAAGCAACGGGACTACCCCGTTACTTTAAAGTTGGCCGGTGGTGGACCGCTGGAGCAAGAACTTAAACAGCTGGCTATCGCGCGCGATGTAGAGGAAGAAGTCAAATTTTTGGGCCCTCTGGCGCATTCTGAAGTACCTGCTTATCTGTCCGAACTGGATGCATTCGTGTTGCCCTGTAAAACTGACAGTAACGGTGATATGGACGGCATCCCTGTCGTGTTGATGGAAGCGATGCTGTCCGGTTTGCCGGTAATCACAACTCGCCTGTCTGGTATCCCCGAGTTGGTCGTCGATGGCTATTCCGGCTTACTCATCGAGCCGGAAGATGAAATGGCGTTAGCGAACGCAATTCAGCAGTTGTTAGGCGATGCCGAGCTACAGGCGCGATTGGTAAAAGACGGCGCAGCGCATGTCGCAGACGAGTTTTCCCTGCGCACCAATGTACAACGGCTTATGGCGTTGTTCGAAAAAGCGATAGGAGATTCTCAGTGA
- the cysN gene encoding sulfate adenylyltransferase subunit CysN, whose product MKRDLWRKRNVKGISKDAVMTETNSLLATDIHAYLKQHEEKDLLRFITCGSVDDGKSTLIGRLLHDTKMIYEDQLAAISKDSKTHGTTGQEVDLALLVDGLQSEREQGITIDVAYRYFSTDKRKFIIADTPGHEQYTRNMATGASTVRLAILLIDARYGVQTQTRRHSFICSLLGIKHFIIAVNKMDLVDYSESRFNDICAEYKEFAKNLNVEDIQFVPLSALVGDNVAQLSDATPWYKGAPLLTLLEDLPLDTDDDFDNLRFPVQYVNRPNLNFRGYCGTLASGVLRPGIGVKALPSGKTSRVEKIILADKELAEAYPGDSITVTLEDEIDISRGDMIIADTDSLQPSNAMVIDLVWMHDTPLELNKNYYIKLGAAEVTGSISEIEYQIDVNTLERQPVSSVPLNGIARCTLNLTEPVCVDAYQSHPHTGNLIFIDRLTNVTVGAGMIAEPLGNENVVWHSMDVSKKTRAERFKQKPAIIWFTGLSGSGKSTTANALEKQLFAMGYSTYLLDGDNVRHGLCSDLGFSDRDRIENIRRVGEVAKLMVDAGQIVLVSFISPFRRERQMVRQMVEPGEFFEVFVNTPIDVCETRDPKGLYKKARAGEIRNFTGIDSPYEAPISPEIEVNTAQADLDMLVRELLKRLKEYSVIS is encoded by the coding sequence ATGAAGCGGGATCTATGGAGAAAAAGAAACGTGAAGGGTATTTCTAAGGACGCCGTGATGACCGAGACCAACAGCCTGCTGGCGACAGATATACACGCCTACCTGAAACAACACGAAGAAAAAGACCTGCTGCGATTTATTACCTGTGGCAGTGTCGACGATGGTAAATCGACGCTTATTGGTCGTCTGCTGCACGACACCAAAATGATCTACGAAGATCAACTGGCCGCGATATCAAAAGACAGTAAAACTCATGGCACCACGGGGCAGGAGGTCGACCTGGCGCTGCTTGTCGATGGTCTTCAGTCTGAGCGCGAGCAAGGGATCACCATTGATGTTGCCTACCGCTACTTTTCCACCGATAAGCGCAAATTTATTATTGCGGACACCCCAGGGCACGAGCAGTACACGCGAAATATGGCCACAGGTGCCTCCACGGTTCGTCTCGCTATTTTATTAATTGATGCCCGCTACGGGGTACAAACCCAAACCCGCCGGCACAGTTTTATTTGCTCTCTGCTGGGTATTAAGCATTTTATAATTGCTGTGAATAAAATGGATTTGGTTGACTATTCCGAGTCACGTTTTAATGACATTTGTGCCGAGTACAAAGAGTTCGCTAAAAACCTGAACGTCGAGGATATTCAGTTCGTTCCGCTGTCGGCACTGGTAGGCGACAACGTAGCCCAGCTCTCCGATGCGACACCTTGGTATAAAGGCGCTCCGCTGTTGACTCTGCTGGAGGATCTTCCGCTCGATACGGATGATGACTTCGATAATTTGCGTTTCCCTGTGCAGTATGTGAACCGGCCGAACCTAAATTTCCGGGGTTACTGTGGCACGCTCGCCTCGGGTGTATTGCGCCCCGGAATTGGCGTTAAAGCTCTGCCCTCTGGCAAAACCAGCCGCGTTGAGAAAATTATTCTGGCGGACAAGGAACTGGCAGAAGCGTATCCCGGCGATTCAATCACGGTTACCCTCGAAGATGAAATCGATATTTCCCGCGGCGATATGATAATTGCCGATACCGATTCACTGCAGCCCTCAAATGCGATGGTGATCGACTTGGTGTGGATGCACGATACTCCGCTGGAACTCAACAAAAACTATTACATAAAGCTGGGCGCGGCAGAAGTTACGGGCTCGATCAGTGAGATTGAATATCAGATTGATGTGAACACCCTGGAGCGCCAGCCTGTGAGCTCCGTTCCGCTGAATGGTATTGCGCGCTGTACGTTGAATTTAACTGAACCCGTTTGTGTTGATGCGTACCAGAGCCACCCGCATACGGGGAATTTAATTTTTATTGATCGGTTGACCAACGTTACCGTAGGCGCGGGCATGATTGCCGAACCGCTGGGGAATGAAAACGTGGTTTGGCATTCAATGGATGTCTCGAAGAAAACCCGTGCCGAACGCTTCAAGCAAAAGCCTGCGATTATCTGGTTTACCGGTTTGTCGGGCTCCGGTAAGTCAACTACGGCAAACGCGTTAGAAAAACAATTGTTTGCTATGGGGTACAGCACCTATTTGTTAGATGGCGATAACGTTCGCCATGGTTTGTGTTCCGATCTGGGTTTCAGTGATAGGGATCGGATTGAGAATATTCGCCGCGTAGGTGAAGTCGCTAAATTAATGGTGGATGCCGGTCAGATTGTGCTGGTTTCGTTTATCTCACCGTTCCGCCGCGAGCGTCAGATGGTTCGCCAGATGGTGGAACCGGGCGAGTTCTTTGAAGTGTTTGTAAATACCCCGATCGACGTGTGCGAAACCCGTGACCCGAAAGGGCTCTACAAAAAAGCGCGAGCGGGTGAAATACGCAATTTCACTGGTATTGATTCGCCTTACGAAGCGCCAATCTCGCCAGAAATTGAAGTGAACACCGCGCAAGCGGATCTGGATATGCTGGTGCGCGAGTTGCTCAAGCGATTAAAAGAATACAGCGTAATATCCTAG
- a CDS encoding glycosyltransferase, which yields MSYLLVSPCRNEAEFMRKTLDSVCNQTVPPDLWVVVDDGSTDETPAILADYSERYPFIQVITRENRGHRSVGPGVIEAFYYGYDKIDVSQFDYVCKFDLDLDLPPRYFEILIDRMEKNPRLGTCSGKAYFVDKNTGKMVSEKCGDEMSVGMTKFYRRTCFEEIGGFVREVMWDGIDCHRCRQLGWLAESWDEEELRFIHLRPMGSSQKGIITGRKRHGFGQYFMGTGLAYMTASSVFRMLHPPVFIGGFSMWLGYVESMLAGKDRFDDKALVKFINDYQWKCLFKGKKAATAELNAKQEPVWLAKHA from the coding sequence ATGTCCTACCTGCTGGTATCCCCTTGTAGAAACGAAGCCGAATTTATGCGGAAAACGCTGGATAGCGTTTGCAACCAAACAGTGCCGCCAGATCTTTGGGTGGTGGTTGATGATGGCTCTACCGATGAAACCCCGGCAATCCTGGCTGATTACTCGGAACGTTATCCGTTTATTCAGGTGATCACTCGGGAAAATCGCGGTCACCGCAGTGTGGGCCCGGGCGTTATTGAAGCGTTTTATTACGGTTACGACAAAATTGACGTATCCCAGTTTGATTATGTCTGTAAGTTTGATCTGGATTTGGATTTGCCTCCTCGCTATTTTGAAATCCTGATCGATCGAATGGAAAAAAATCCCCGCTTGGGTACTTGTAGCGGCAAAGCGTACTTTGTCGATAAAAATACCGGAAAAATGGTAAGCGAGAAGTGTGGGGACGAAATGTCCGTTGGTATGACCAAGTTTTATCGCCGCACCTGTTTCGAAGAAATCGGCGGGTTTGTACGTGAGGTCATGTGGGACGGAATAGACTGTCATCGCTGCCGACAGTTAGGGTGGTTAGCGGAAAGCTGGGATGAAGAAGAGCTGCGATTTATTCACCTGCGGCCTATGGGTTCCAGTCAAAAAGGCATTATTACCGGGCGTAAGCGCCATGGTTTTGGTCAGTATTTTATGGGCACTGGCCTAGCCTACATGACAGCCTCATCGGTGTTTAGAATGTTGCATCCACCGGTATTTATTGGTGGCTTTTCGATGTGGCTGGGATATGTGGAAAGCATGCTGGCTGGAAAAGATCGTTTCGATGACAAGGCATTGGTCAAGTTTATTAACGATTACCAATGGAAGTGTTTGTTCAAGGGGAAAAAAGCGGCAACGGCTGAATTGAACGCGAAACAGGAACCCGTCTGGCTGGCGAAACACGCGTGA
- a CDS encoding WecB/TagA/CpsF family glycosyltransferase, whose amino-acid sequence MKIGEDLLPRQLCCVMGLPFDVVTTAAAVTQVEQAIESGEHCFLSTPNLNFVVSSMRDDDFYQSVVESDLIIADGMPIVWVSKLLGINLPERVAGSTLFDELSQRPAEKKMRVFFFGGLPGVAEKAATVLADKFSGAEGCGYFDPGFGGVEDMSTDAIIDTINAANPDFIVVALGAKKGQNWILHNRDRLQAPVVSHLGAVVNFVAGEVSRAPTMVQKLGLEWLWRIKEEPGIWRRYWNDGLALLQLLVNNVLPLYLARNKSGHKQVCQSTFDETDICVKLTLTGAMGSDFSRNLMAEVVDHARPHKPLQLDLSGLEYMDNSFIAFLLLMDCRLQKYHSRLEIIAVSDALAKTFQQQGVAKRFVYAAEA is encoded by the coding sequence GTGAAAATCGGTGAGGATCTTCTTCCGCGGCAGTTATGCTGTGTCATGGGGTTGCCGTTTGACGTGGTCACAACGGCCGCTGCTGTAACCCAGGTCGAACAAGCTATTGAATCTGGTGAGCATTGTTTTCTTTCCACACCGAACCTTAATTTTGTTGTCTCGTCGATGCGTGACGACGATTTTTATCAGTCCGTGGTAGAAAGTGATTTGATCATCGCCGACGGGATGCCCATTGTGTGGGTGTCTAAGCTGCTAGGTATTAATTTGCCCGAACGGGTCGCCGGGTCCACCTTGTTCGACGAGCTTTCGCAGCGTCCGGCAGAAAAAAAGATGCGTGTGTTTTTCTTTGGTGGACTCCCTGGCGTCGCAGAGAAAGCAGCAACTGTTCTCGCTGATAAATTTTCTGGTGCCGAAGGTTGTGGCTATTTCGATCCGGGGTTTGGTGGTGTGGAAGATATGTCGACGGATGCCATTATCGACACGATTAACGCTGCGAATCCCGATTTTATTGTCGTTGCGTTAGGGGCGAAAAAGGGTCAGAACTGGATTTTACATAACCGGGACAGATTGCAGGCCCCCGTTGTCAGCCACTTGGGTGCGGTGGTGAACTTTGTCGCTGGCGAGGTTAGCCGCGCACCAACAATGGTGCAAAAATTAGGGCTTGAATGGCTGTGGCGAATTAAAGAAGAGCCTGGCATATGGCGGCGATATTGGAATGACGGTTTAGCCTTGTTGCAATTGCTCGTTAATAATGTGTTACCACTTTACTTGGCTCGTAACAAAAGTGGGCACAAACAGGTTTGTCAATCGACATTTGATGAGACAGATATTTGCGTAAAGCTCACACTGACGGGGGCTATGGGTAGCGATTTTTCGCGGAACCTAATGGCCGAGGTTGTTGACCACGCCCGGCCTCACAAGCCTTTGCAGCTCGATTTATCCGGTTTGGAATACATGGACAACAGCTTTATCGCGTTTTTGCTCCTAATGGATTGTCGCTTACAGAAGTACCATTCGCGCCTGGAAATTATTGCTGTTAGTGATGCTCTCGCCAAGACATTTCAACAGCAGGGGGTCGCTAAACGATTTGTTTATGCGGCTGAGGCGTAG
- the cysD gene encoding sulfate adenylyltransferase subunit CysD has product MSPSDRRRSHLKQLEAESIFIIREVAAKFQNPVMLYSVGKDSAVMLHLAMKAFAPGTPPFPLLHVDTTWKFREMIEFRDNMAKQAGMELLVYTNEEGRAANINPFDHGSAKYTDIMKTMALKQALDKYGFDAAFGGARRDEEKSRAKERVYSFRDKYHRWDPKNQRPELWNLYNSRVNKGESIRVFPLSNWTELDIWQYIYLEQIPIVPLYLAKPRPVVERDGNLIMVDDDRLPLAEGEVPQEKWVRFRTLGCYPLTGAVESTAQTLPDVIQEMLLTRTSERSGRAIDHDEAGSMEKKKREGYF; this is encoded by the coding sequence ATGTCCCCCTCTGATCGACGCCGTTCACATCTTAAGCAGCTAGAAGCCGAATCGATTTTTATCATTCGCGAAGTCGCCGCGAAATTTCAGAATCCGGTGATGCTTTATTCTGTGGGCAAGGATTCGGCTGTAATGCTGCATCTTGCCATGAAAGCCTTTGCTCCCGGCACGCCGCCGTTTCCCTTGTTGCATGTAGATACCACTTGGAAATTCCGTGAGATGATTGAGTTTCGCGATAATATGGCGAAACAAGCGGGCATGGAATTGCTGGTGTACACCAACGAAGAAGGCCGGGCAGCGAATATTAATCCGTTCGATCACGGCAGCGCAAAATACACCGATATCATGAAGACCATGGCGCTCAAGCAGGCGCTGGATAAATACGGGTTCGACGCGGCTTTTGGTGGTGCCCGCCGCGATGAGGAAAAATCCCGAGCGAAAGAGCGGGTGTATAGTTTTCGCGATAAGTACCACCGCTGGGACCCAAAAAATCAGCGGCCCGAGCTGTGGAACCTGTATAACTCTCGTGTTAACAAAGGCGAATCCATCCGTGTATTCCCGCTCTCTAACTGGACTGAGCTGGATATCTGGCAATATATTTATTTAGAACAAATTCCTATTGTACCGCTGTACCTGGCCAAACCGCGGCCAGTGGTTGAGCGCGATGGAAACCTCATTATGGTGGATGATGATCGTCTGCCACTGGCGGAGGGCGAAGTTCCGCAAGAAAAATGGGTGCGTTTTCGCACGCTGGGCTGCTACCCGCTTACCGGAGCGGTGGAGTCGACCGCTCAAACACTGCCCGATGTTATTCAGGAAATGCTGCTGACACGCACCTCAGAGCGCTCCGGTCGAGCCATTGATCACGATGAAGCGGGATCTATGGAGAAAAAGAAACGTGAAGGGTATTTCTAA
- a CDS encoding sulfotransferase family protein: MTQVETRLPNFMIIGGMKCATSTLHDQLAEQPGFFMSTPKEPNYFSNDEVFANGESWYNQLFSDAKDAELVGESSTHYTKFPTYPQTLDRLESHGLGRCKFIYVIRHPLDRLVSHYIHEWSQGVISSDIEKALETNPELIDYSRYYFQLNHYLQRFDASQLMVVYFERLSSQSQKELERICQFLGYSGEPVWDDNMERKNVSAQRIRKFPFYDLVVESKLMTSLRRNLVPRQLRDAVKAKLTMNKRPELSAQTRAKLETIFNEDLAELGKLVGTELNCTNFKDLAKNGPAPDLV, from the coding sequence ATGACCCAAGTAGAAACTCGCCTCCCGAATTTTATGATTATTGGCGGCATGAAGTGTGCGACAAGTACATTGCACGATCAGCTGGCCGAACAGCCTGGCTTTTTTATGAGCACGCCAAAAGAGCCAAATTATTTTAGCAACGACGAAGTGTTTGCGAACGGTGAGTCCTGGTATAACCAGCTTTTTTCAGATGCCAAGGACGCTGAATTGGTAGGCGAGTCGAGTACTCATTACACCAAGTTTCCCACCTATCCCCAGACGCTGGACCGATTGGAATCCCACGGATTAGGGCGCTGTAAATTTATTTATGTTATTCGCCATCCTTTGGATCGTTTGGTATCTCACTATATTCACGAATGGTCGCAGGGTGTAATTTCATCCGACATTGAAAAAGCCCTGGAAACTAATCCGGAACTGATTGATTACTCCCGTTACTACTTTCAGCTTAATCATTATTTACAGCGCTTTGATGCTTCCCAACTAATGGTCGTTTACTTCGAACGTTTGAGCAGTCAATCGCAAAAGGAGCTTGAGCGTATTTGTCAGTTTCTCGGCTACAGCGGTGAGCCAGTGTGGGACGACAATATGGAACGCAAAAACGTGTCTGCGCAACGTATTCGTAAATTTCCTTTTTACGATCTTGTGGTGGAATCAAAACTGATGACGAGTCTGCGCCGTAACCTGGTGCCGCGTCAGCTGCGGGATGCGGTAAAAGCCAAGTTGACAATGAACAAGCGACCAGAGCTTTCAGCCCAGACTCGAGCGAAGCTCGAGACCATTTTTAACGAAGATCTAGCAGAGCTGGGCAAGTTGGTCGGCACAGAATTGAATTGCACTAATTTTAAAGACCTCGCCAAAAATGGGCCGGCGCCTGACTTGGTCTAG
- the cysQ gene encoding 3'(2'),5'-bisphosphate nucleotidase CysQ — protein sequence MLFAKNDIPNFEGYRVENEITALGELVAKVNEIVVAAGDAIMDIYQQPDFNVEIKDDNSPLTRADKAAHNILAAALEALDCGPVLSEEDANIPWGERQQWQQYWLVDPLDGTKEFIKRNGEFTVNVALIKDGVPILGSVYAPDKGWLYYGAKGVGAFKVDDAKAATAAESISPAVVPGSDDVWRIVGSRSHQSDDFKEFVKSFNGTDIVAMGSSLKICLVAEGAADLYPRLGLTSEWDTAAAQAVVEAAGGVLLNWETKQPLRYNTKESLLNPFFIVCAQTSPVWLNV from the coding sequence ATGCTTTTTGCTAAAAACGACATACCTAACTTCGAAGGATATCGCGTGGAGAATGAAATTACCGCTCTTGGAGAGCTCGTCGCCAAAGTCAATGAAATCGTGGTTGCTGCGGGTGACGCAATTATGGATATCTACCAACAACCGGATTTCAATGTAGAAATTAAGGATGACAATTCTCCGCTAACCCGGGCAGACAAAGCAGCCCATAATATATTGGCCGCAGCACTGGAAGCGCTTGATTGTGGCCCTGTTCTTTCTGAAGAAGACGCCAACATTCCCTGGGGGGAACGCCAGCAGTGGCAACAGTACTGGCTGGTAGACCCTCTGGACGGTACCAAGGAATTTATCAAGCGCAACGGCGAATTTACGGTGAATGTCGCGCTTATTAAAGACGGCGTACCCATTCTTGGCAGTGTATATGCGCCTGACAAAGGCTGGCTTTACTATGGAGCTAAAGGCGTCGGCGCGTTCAAAGTGGACGATGCAAAAGCGGCTACAGCTGCAGAAAGCATCTCCCCAGCAGTTGTGCCTGGTAGCGATGATGTATGGCGTATAGTGGGCAGCCGCTCTCACCAGAGCGATGATTTCAAAGAGTTTGTAAAATCGTTCAACGGTACTGACATAGTGGCGATGGGCAGTTCATTAAAAATATGTTTAGTGGCCGAAGGTGCTGCAGATCTCTACCCGCGTTTGGGGTTAACCAGTGAATGGGATACGGCAGCCGCACAAGCCGTTGTTGAGGCTGCCGGCGGTGTGCTGCTCAATTGGGAAACTAAACAGCCGTTGCGTTACAACACCAAAGAGTCCTTGCTTAATCCATTCTTTATTGTGTGCGCGCAAACTTCACCCGTTTGGCTAAACGTTTAA
- a CDS encoding glycosyltransferase → MLSYLYKNYEKLNSWPLVSALTDQSFKAAGPKVLLITEPNRISYNQVYPFLYYRDLFREKFDAEIRIVTLPEYSADNYCKQHDADIVLFQTWFTIDKCELVALVEKIHKLNPSADLHFLDSFAPTDLRLAKTLNPYLTSYIKKSLLKDKSRYLKPQVGDTNLMEYYSGLFDLEEDTVNWHVPEEFLPKLKLGPTFFTGPCILEEFLEKSHAPKGDKTIDVHARLAANGSSWYGKMRQLSIDKLGEISDISTATGTGIPRPRFMKELENSKICFSPFGYGEICWRDIEAVLAGAVLLKPSMEHLEMAPHIHEADSTYIALNWDYSDLEEKVIHLIGAEEERRKIAEQAYQTIREYLANNAFVDQFAYLFEKS, encoded by the coding sequence ATGCTGAGTTATCTATACAAAAACTATGAAAAATTAAACAGCTGGCCATTAGTCAGTGCACTAACCGACCAGTCGTTTAAAGCCGCTGGCCCAAAAGTACTGCTCATTACCGAGCCGAATCGAATAAGTTATAACCAGGTCTATCCCTTTCTATATTACCGAGATCTGTTTCGGGAAAAGTTTGATGCGGAGATTCGCATCGTCACTTTACCCGAATACTCCGCCGACAATTATTGCAAACAACACGACGCCGATATCGTACTTTTTCAAACATGGTTTACTATCGACAAATGTGAACTTGTTGCCCTCGTTGAAAAAATACACAAATTAAATCCATCAGCCGATTTACATTTCCTCGATTCTTTTGCACCGACAGATCTTCGCTTGGCAAAGACCTTAAACCCTTATCTAACCTCATATATTAAAAAATCATTGTTAAAGGACAAATCCCGCTATTTAAAACCGCAAGTGGGCGATACCAATTTGATGGAGTACTACTCAGGTTTATTTGACCTGGAAGAAGACACAGTAAACTGGCATGTTCCAGAGGAGTTTTTACCGAAGCTGAAACTCGGACCGACATTTTTTACCGGCCCATGTATTCTGGAGGAATTCCTCGAAAAGTCGCACGCGCCCAAGGGCGACAAAACGATTGACGTCCATGCCCGACTGGCTGCCAACGGATCGTCCTGGTACGGAAAAATGCGACAGCTTTCCATCGACAAGCTCGGCGAAATTTCCGACATTTCTACCGCTACGGGTACGGGAATTCCGCGGCCTCGGTTTATGAAGGAGTTGGAAAATTCAAAAATTTGCTTTAGCCCGTTTGGATACGGGGAAATTTGTTGGCGAGATATCGAAGCGGTCCTCGCAGGCGCTGTGCTGCTAAAGCCTTCGATGGAACATTTGGAAATGGCACCGCATATTCACGAGGCCGACAGCACCTACATTGCATTAAACTGGGATTACAGCGATCTTGAGGAAAAAGTGATCCACCTTATTGGCGCAGAGGAAGAGCGACGCAAAATCGCCGAGCAAGCCTATCAAACCATTCGCGAATATCTCGCCAACAACGCATTTGTAGACCAGTTCGCCTACCTTTTTGAAAAAAGTTAG
- a CDS encoding glycosyltransferase — MELNYQLGIVVIGRNEGERLIRCLESARPDINTVVYVDSGSTDNSCAQARKLGVAVVELDLSKPFTAARARNAGWQALVEQNPAIEFVHFIDGDCEFIEGWLATACGFLTSNTDYAVVCGRRRERYPERSVYNRLCDIEWNTPVGDATACGGDALFRVPCLQQAQGYTDSLIAGEEPDLCLRLRKLGWKIYRFDADMTWHDAAMFTAGQWWKRMKRSGYAYAEGYARHGGRRAELENYRWPDIRRIVFWACVFPVSVFALALIYPLFAVLLLVYPLQVARLTATYRNHLSQSKVAFFYALSNVACKFPQFDGVLEYLFNRMRGRAGTLIEYK; from the coding sequence ATGGAACTCAATTATCAACTGGGTATTGTGGTGATCGGGCGCAATGAAGGCGAGCGTCTGATTCGCTGCCTGGAATCAGCACGGCCTGATATTAACACTGTGGTATACGTCGATTCCGGTTCTACGGATAACAGCTGTGCGCAAGCGCGTAAGCTTGGGGTCGCCGTGGTGGAGCTCGATCTTTCCAAGCCATTCACTGCTGCGCGGGCACGCAATGCGGGATGGCAAGCGCTGGTTGAGCAAAATCCGGCAATCGAATTTGTTCATTTTATTGATGGCGACTGCGAATTTATTGAAGGCTGGCTGGCCACCGCTTGCGGTTTTTTAACCTCTAATACCGACTACGCAGTCGTATGCGGACGTCGTCGGGAGCGATATCCAGAGCGTTCGGTTTACAACCGTTTGTGCGATATTGAATGGAACACGCCGGTAGGCGATGCCACGGCCTGTGGCGGCGATGCACTGTTTCGTGTTCCTTGTCTCCAGCAGGCCCAGGGCTACACCGACTCACTTATCGCTGGTGAAGAGCCGGACCTGTGTTTGCGGCTGCGTAAACTGGGCTGGAAAATCTATCGCTTTGATGCGGATATGACCTGGCACGACGCAGCCATGTTCACTGCCGGCCAGTGGTGGAAACGCATGAAGCGTTCTGGCTATGCCTATGCAGAAGGCTATGCTCGCCACGGTGGGCGTCGCGCGGAGCTTGAAAACTATCGCTGGCCGGATATTCGTCGCATTGTTTTTTGGGCGTGTGTCTTTCCGGTTAGTGTGTTTGCGCTAGCGCTTATCTACCCTTTATTTGCCGTGCTGTTGCTGGTTTATCCTCTGCAGGTTGCTCGCTTGACAGCAACATACCGCAATCACTTATCACAGAGCAAAGTCGCTTTTTTTTACGCCTTATCGAATGTTGCCTGTAAGTTTCCGCAATTCGATGGCGTGCTCGAATACCTGTTTAATCGCATGAGAGGCCGTGCAGGCACTTTGATCGAGTACAAATAA